One genomic segment of Candidatus Nomurabacteria bacterium includes these proteins:
- a CDS encoding M56 family metallopeptidase: MPSIKPKTRKNSKFTPLILIAFLSTLIGLVSYLVVLTALIFRSFILSESVIEGNWKEVGQMCINAYQQVGGTGLLFSIIFTSASILLLLKTIRAIYRTISWYLITEKQIRKISVISEISGVNVFEGDKPFAFTAGLLSPKIYISNWYLENLDQEELCSLILHEKYHQANRHPLMIVLDRLTAEIVPFYQGSATFRTLLEVSADSYVKDQQGDGLSILTGLKKSLEWSDPSRISNLAIAPSAYGHLRISSISDGVPRTFIFRTVLNPLSAMFVLPALLMLLNFQSSVSGVYAASSYPVDSSECRQYTEINMSREVQTLERFFTPIKK; this comes from the coding sequence ATGCCATCAATAAAGCCAAAAACAAGAAAAAACAGTAAATTTACGCCCCTAATACTTATCGCATTTCTATCCACACTAATTGGGTTAGTATCCTATCTTGTTGTTCTGACAGCACTGATCTTCAGGTCATTCATACTTTCTGAAAGTGTGATCGAGGGTAATTGGAAGGAAGTAGGGCAGATGTGTATAAATGCATACCAACAAGTCGGAGGTACCGGATTGCTATTTTCAATAATTTTCACTTCAGCCTCTATACTTTTACTACTAAAAACGATCAGGGCGATATATCGGACAATTTCATGGTATCTGATCACAGAAAAGCAGATACGAAAAATTAGCGTAATTTCAGAGATATCAGGTGTAAATGTATTTGAGGGGGACAAACCATTTGCTTTCACTGCAGGTTTGTTATCCCCTAAGATCTATATATCAAATTGGTATCTGGAGAACTTGGATCAAGAAGAGCTCTGCTCTTTGATCTTACATGAGAAGTATCACCAAGCCAATCGACATCCATTAATGATAGTTCTTGATAGATTGACAGCTGAGATAGTCCCGTTTTATCAGGGATCTGCTACATTTCGAACGTTGCTAGAGGTGTCAGCCGACTCATATGTCAAAGATCAACAAGGTGATGGATTATCGATCTTAACTGGCTTGAAAAAAAGTTTAGAGTGGTCAGATCCATCTCGGATATCAAATTTAGCTATAGCACCATCAGCCTATGGTCATCTGAGGATATCAAGTATATCTGATGGTGTACCGAGGACATTCATTTTCCGAACAGTCCTAAACCCACTTTCAGCTATGTTTGTATTACCCGCATTACTTATGCTTTTGAATTTCCAATCAAGTGTCAGTGGGGTTTATGCTGCTAGTTCATACCCTGTAGATTCTTCAGAATGTAGGCAATATACAGAGATAAATATGTCTAGGGAAGTACAAACACTCGAGAGATTTTTCACTCCGATCAAAAAATGA
- a CDS encoding DsbA family protein — protein sequence MNESESTDGVITIDVKALMTPLSIIIGAVIISGVIFVTRNDGNVAGTAINTGSETGGTVPTEDVQPTLNGSTTLDDDPVMGDLDTAKVAIVEFSDYECPFCKRHHEETKDQIISQYIDTGDAVMVFRDFPLSFHDPLATQEAMAAECVQDLAGDAKYYEYGDLIFGATNSNVGLDPAELYTLAGQVGVDADDFKKCLDSEQFKDEVTKDLADGQAAGVTGTPGFIIGKLDKDGNVVGEVIAGAQPFSVFQATIEKYLK from the coding sequence ATGAACGAATCTGAGTCAACAGATGGTGTGATCACTATCGATGTGAAAGCATTAATGACTCCTTTGTCTATAATCATAGGTGCTGTGATCATCTCTGGGGTGATCTTCGTTACCAGAAATGACGGAAACGTAGCTGGTACAGCGATCAACACAGGGTCTGAAACTGGAGGAACAGTTCCAACAGAAGATGTACAACCTACTTTAAACGGTAGTACAACCCTTGATGATGATCCTGTGATGGGAGATCTTGATACTGCCAAGGTTGCGATCGTAGAATTTAGTGACTATGAATGTCCGTTTTGTAAGCGACATCATGAAGAAACAAAAGATCAGATCATCAGTCAATATATCGATACAGGTGATGCTGTGATGGTGTTTCGTGATTTCCCCTTGAGTTTCCATGATCCACTCGCTACACAAGAAGCAATGGCAGCAGAGTGTGTGCAGGATCTTGCAGGTGACGCTAAGTATTATGAATATGGAGATCTGATCTTTGGTGCTACGAACTCGAATGTAGGATTAGACCCAGCAGAACTATATACCTTAGCAGGACAAGTTGGTGTTGATGCAGATGATTTCAAGAAATGCTTAGATTCCGAACAGTTCAAAGACGAAGTAACCAAGGACCTTGCTGATGGTCAGGCAGCCGGTGTGACCGGTACTCCTGGCTTCATAATCGGCAAGCTCGATAAGGATGGAAATGTCGTAGGAGAGGTTATCGCAGGTGCACAGCCATTCTCAGTGTTTCAAGCTACAATTGAAAAATATCTTAAGTAG
- a CDS encoding SDR family oxidoreductase, producing the protein MRTVLITGASEGLGLAFAKKYLSEGYQVVSVARHNCPVDGVHSLLADLIKPEDIDRLSDEIHTRFPDVSILINNAGTLLIEELGTCDYQKTLEVIKLNLIAPLILISKLNDLILKNESDIVNICSTSGYKGRKGWGAYGMSRWGNRGLHENLKEEYHDTKVRVMLFSPPALKTDHFLKAGIKVDDMSEFLDPAVLADTLYDLTNSPKNMQVGEIIINKKPLSPSR; encoded by the coding sequence ATGCGTACAGTCCTTATCACAGGTGCAAGTGAAGGCTTAGGTTTGGCTTTTGCAAAGAAATATCTTTCAGAAGGTTATCAGGTAGTAAGTGTGGCTCGTCACAACTGTCCTGTAGATGGTGTTCATTCACTTCTTGCTGACCTTATCAAGCCAGAAGATATTGATCGACTATCTGATGAGATCCATACCAGATTTCCTGATGTTAGCATCCTAATAAATAATGCTGGAACACTATTGATCGAAGAATTGGGAACTTGTGATTATCAAAAGACGTTAGAAGTTATTAAATTAAATCTAATCGCACCACTGATCTTGATTTCAAAATTGAATGACTTGATCTTAAAGAATGAAAGTGACATTGTTAATATTTGTTCTACTTCAGGGTACAAAGGCAGAAAAGGATGGGGTGCATATGGTATGTCTAGGTGGGGTAATCGTGGACTTCATGAAAATTTAAAGGAGGAGTACCATGACACAAAGGTTCGAGTTATGCTTTTTAGCCCACCAGCTCTCAAGACCGATCACTTTCTCAAAGCTGGTATCAAGGTAGATGACATGAGTGAATTCTTGGATCCAGCAGTTCTAGCTGATACCCTTTATGACCTAACAAATTCACCCAAGAACATGCAGGTCGGAGAGATCATTATCAATAAAAAGCCTTTGAGCCCATCCCGCTAA
- a CDS encoding ferric reductase-like transmembrane domain-containing protein, with amino-acid sequence MKRIKFFVYSPFLLTALLWLLSKGSISDISNNVLRSIVQLSAMVGATAIVIEPILSSRSRILEMFIGSQDKLYREHRTLGVIATTSIVIHLGTLLLRSVSIIIDPYQYLIPGTNLSYTAGILAFYALIIMIVTTIYIRLSYRSWKIVHKITSVMIALSALHIFTVSSDISESLLLRSWFILLFMFALISWIYKLFIYERSAFKYRYKVTEMIKKENIVQIKMTPLSKPLKIRPGQFAFFKFLSKDPNITAESHPFSILRSTNDELHIAVKSLGDFTEQLERLSTDDIALVTEPHGEFSKRYFDQTDEAVWIAGGIGVTPFMSMLEHIHTNGERRQTYIFHTVKKQEEDLFDKQIHEMTSGMSKIHFTKHVTSELGYLQPKSVVDHLSKPLETDYFLCGPRSLLDTFYQYLIDIGVESDRIIFEEFDFKTL; translated from the coding sequence TTGAAAAGAATAAAGTTCTTTGTATACTCTCCTTTCTTGCTGACTGCATTGTTGTGGTTATTATCAAAAGGATCTATCAGTGATATATCAAATAATGTGCTTAGGTCTATCGTTCAATTATCTGCAATGGTAGGTGCAACTGCAATTGTAATTGAACCGATCCTCTCTAGCAGATCAAGGATCCTTGAGATGTTTATAGGCTCACAAGACAAGTTGTATCGAGAGCATCGTACACTTGGAGTGATCGCTACTACATCTATCGTAATCCATCTAGGAACACTGCTCCTGCGATCTGTATCGATCATAATTGATCCATATCAATATCTGATACCGGGTACTAACCTTTCATACACAGCTGGGATATTAGCATTTTATGCACTTATTATCATGATCGTGACAACGATATATATACGATTGTCATATCGTAGCTGGAAGATCGTACATAAGATCACAAGTGTAATGATAGCACTTTCTGCATTGCATATTTTCACAGTCAGCAGTGATATATCAGAGAGTCTACTGCTGAGGAGCTGGTTCATCCTATTATTCATGTTCGCTTTGATCAGTTGGATCTATAAGCTCTTTATATATGAACGTAGTGCATTCAAATATCGGTACAAAGTTACTGAGATGATCAAGAAGGAAAATATCGTTCAGATAAAAATGACCCCACTTTCTAAACCCCTCAAGATCCGACCCGGTCAATTTGCATTTTTCAAGTTTTTAAGCAAAGACCCTAACATCACTGCAGAATCCCATCCCTTTAGTATCTTGCGGTCGACAAACGATGAGCTACATATCGCTGTAAAAAGTTTGGGGGATTTCACAGAGCAATTAGAGAGGCTTTCTACTGACGATATTGCTTTGGTGACGGAACCACACGGAGAGTTCTCAAAGAGATATTTCGACCAAACTGATGAAGCTGTATGGATCGCAGGAGGTATTGGTGTCACACCGTTCATGAGTATGTTGGAGCATATACACACAAATGGAGAGCGACGACAAACCTACATTTTTCATACAGTTAAGAAACAAGAAGAAGACCTATTTGACAAGCAGATACATGAGATGACATCAGGTATGTCTAAGATCCACTTCACTAAACATGTGACAAGCGAGCTTGGTTATCTTCAACCGAAAAGTGTAGTAGACCATCTAAGTAAACCGTTGGAAACAGATTATTTTTTATGTGGTCCTAGGAGTTTATTAGATACTTTCTACCAATATCTAATAGATATTGGTGTAGAGAGCGATAGAATAATTTTTGAAGAATTTGATTTCAAAACGCTATGA
- a CDS encoding BlaI/MecI/CopY family transcriptional regulator has protein sequence MKRVKLLGKLEQKVMNVLWSCKCSMTPREVLETLDDGHAYTTIMTIMTTLYEKGFLERDQQGKGYTYSVKSTMEEYAKNRLSSHFDEILNNFGDIAVAQFVQSLGDDPKNMKILQDAINKAKNKKKQ, from the coding sequence ATGAAGCGTGTAAAATTACTCGGAAAATTGGAACAGAAAGTTATGAATGTCTTATGGTCATGTAAATGTTCCATGACACCTAGAGAAGTGCTTGAAACATTGGATGATGGTCATGCGTACACAACCATAATGACCATCATGACAACTCTATATGAAAAAGGATTCCTTGAAAGAGATCAACAGGGTAAGGGATATACATATTCCGTGAAGAGTACGATGGAGGAATATGCAAAGAATCGTCTATCCAGTCATTTTGATGAGATCCTTAATAATTTCGGTGATATAGCAGTTGCCCAATTCGTACAATCCTTGGGAGATGATCCAAAGAATATGAAAATATTGCAAGATGCCATCAATAAAGCCAAAAACAAGAAAAAACAGTAA
- a CDS encoding methyltransferase, with the protein MQYTLHRKEYKFDVPFDIFSTYQVDVGSDLLLDTMFRRDPIKIKVNKAFDLGSGYGALGIVIAQKIPSAHLTMVDKDLLAIRYAKRNADLNSVSDRVDIFGSVGIDSIEEKDYQLGVSNIPAKIGDSAIEEEFILKPISLLSKGGEYWFVVVNALNRIIPRIGNSNQIDLKQISKRVGHSVYRYIKK; encoded by the coding sequence ATCCAATACACCCTCCATCGAAAAGAGTACAAATTCGATGTTCCTTTCGATATATTCTCTACATATCAAGTAGATGTTGGCTCTGATCTTCTACTCGACACGATGTTTCGTCGTGACCCAATCAAGATAAAAGTCAACAAAGCCTTTGATCTGGGAAGCGGATACGGGGCATTAGGGATAGTCATAGCTCAAAAGATCCCGAGTGCACATCTCACAATGGTAGATAAAGACCTTCTAGCAATAAGATATGCCAAAAGAAATGCCGATCTAAACAGCGTATCGGATAGGGTTGATATATTCGGAAGTGTCGGAATTGACTCGATCGAAGAAAAAGATTACCAACTTGGAGTAAGTAATATCCCAGCAAAGATCGGTGATAGTGCAATAGAGGAAGAATTCATACTAAAACCGATAAGTCTCCTAAGTAAGGGAGGAGAGTACTGGTTTGTTGTGGTGAATGCATTAAATCGCATAATTCCTCGAATAGGTAATAGTAACCAGATAGATCTAAAGCAGATCTCTAAGCGTGTCGGACATTCTGTATATCGCTATATAAAAAAATAG
- a CDS encoding thioredoxin domain-containing protein, which translates to MEELKERLKPVLIVVGLSVVGLLFVVLLGSSGGSKQKVDDGILKTAVSVGDKARGKLDSKVVVTEFADFQCPACKTFSPVLQQLFDEYGDRVAFQYRHFPLLSIHPNANEAARAAQVAATEGKFWEMHDLLYERQSDWSKVSGSDAGEIFADYAEELDINRDSFVEAYNSEEIIGIVNSELDQANELRLEGTPTVFVNQKQSRSLSYQDIKDLIELELSAVSTDE; encoded by the coding sequence ATGGAAGAACTAAAAGAGCGATTAAAACCTGTACTAATTGTAGTAGGTCTATCAGTTGTAGGACTACTGTTTGTGGTCCTATTAGGTAGTTCAGGAGGTAGTAAACAGAAGGTTGATGACGGAATTTTAAAAACTGCTGTATCAGTAGGTGATAAGGCAAGAGGTAAACTTGATTCGAAAGTGGTAGTAACAGAATTTGCAGATTTCCAATGCCCTGCATGCAAGACATTTTCACCTGTATTACAACAGTTATTTGATGAATACGGTGACAGGGTAGCATTCCAATATCGGCATTTTCCTTTGTTGAGCATTCACCCAAATGCTAATGAAGCCGCTAGAGCAGCACAAGTTGCTGCAACAGAAGGGAAATTCTGGGAAATGCACGATCTGCTGTATGAGAGACAATCTGATTGGTCTAAAGTGAGTGGTTCTGATGCTGGAGAGATCTTTGCTGATTATGCAGAGGAACTTGATATCAATAGGGATTCTTTTGTTGAAGCTTACAACAGTGAGGAGATCATAGGTATTGTAAATTCTGAGCTGGATCAGGCAAACGAGTTGAGATTAGAGGGTACTCCGACTGTATTTGTAAATCAGAAACAGAGTAGGTCTCTTTCATATCAAGATATCAAAGATCTGATTGAGCTTGAACTTTCAGCGGTATCAACAGATGAATAG